A window of the Parabacteroides merdae ATCC 43184 genome harbors these coding sequences:
- a CDS encoding ABC-F family ATP-binding cassette domain-containing protein, which produces MISYLQIDKLTKSFGDLVLFEDITFGIAQGQKVGLIAKNGTGKTTLLNIIAGKEDYDSGAVVFRNDLRVGYLEQMPHYPDGLTVLQACFYSPNETVRLIAEYEQAMASGDHSNLEDILLRMDNLKAWDYEQRTKQILGQLKIHNFDQKVETLSGGQLKRVALANVLITDPELIILDEPTNHLDLEMTEWLEGYLSRANISILMVTHDRYFLDRVCSEIIEIDRKQIYQYKGNYSYYLEKRQERMDALNAEVDRASNLLRKELDWMRRQPQARGTKAKYRIDAFYELEKKAKQQHEAGNVNLDVKASYIGSKIFEAEHVSKRFGDLKIVEDFNYIFARYEKMGIVGNNGTGKSTFIKMLMGEVEPDSGRFDVGETVRFGYYSQDGLQFDEQMKVIDVVQNIAEYVDLGDGKKMGVSQFLNYFLFAPEKQHNYVYKLSGGEKRRLYLCTVLMRSPNFLVLDEPTNDLDIVTLNVLEEYLRNFKGCAIVVSHDRYFMDKVVDHLLVFRGNADIKDFPGNYTQYREWKEVQDQLEKETEAARQARMAPTVEKTSRLEKVQKKKLTFKERKEFEALEVEIPLLEAEKAELETAMSSGTLSNDELLAKSERIAKVIEEIDEKTMRWLELSELA; this is translated from the coding sequence ATGATAAGTTATTTACAAATAGATAAGTTGACTAAAAGCTTCGGCGATTTGGTTTTATTCGAAGATATCACTTTCGGAATCGCGCAAGGGCAGAAGGTCGGGCTGATAGCTAAGAATGGTACGGGGAAAACGACTTTGCTAAATATTATAGCCGGAAAGGAGGATTATGACAGCGGGGCGGTTGTGTTCCGAAATGATCTGCGGGTTGGCTACCTGGAACAGATGCCGCATTATCCGGACGGCCTGACTGTTTTGCAAGCGTGTTTCTACTCTCCGAACGAGACGGTGCGTTTGATCGCCGAATATGAGCAGGCGATGGCAAGCGGCGATCATTCCAATCTCGAAGATATCCTGCTTAGGATGGATAACTTGAAAGCCTGGGATTATGAACAGCGTACCAAGCAGATTTTGGGACAGCTGAAAATCCATAACTTCGACCAGAAGGTGGAAACGCTTTCCGGCGGGCAGTTGAAAAGGGTGGCTTTGGCAAACGTGTTGATCACCGATCCCGAATTGATCATCCTTGACGAGCCAACCAACCACCTGGACTTGGAAATGACCGAATGGCTGGAAGGATATCTTTCTCGCGCGAACATTAGTATTTTGATGGTGACGCACGACCGTTATTTTCTGGATCGTGTCTGTAGTGAGATTATCGAGATAGACCGGAAACAGATTTATCAGTATAAAGGAAATTACAGCTATTATCTGGAAAAACGACAAGAACGAATGGACGCGTTGAATGCCGAGGTGGACCGGGCCAGTAACTTGCTTCGCAAGGAGCTCGACTGGATGCGCCGTCAGCCGCAGGCGCGTGGGACAAAGGCGAAGTACCGGATCGATGCTTTCTACGAGCTTGAAAAGAAAGCCAAACAGCAGCATGAGGCCGGTAATGTCAACTTGGATGTGAAGGCGTCGTATATCGGATCGAAGATTTTCGAGGCGGAACATGTTTCGAAACGTTTCGGCGATCTGAAGATCGTGGAAGATTTTAACTATATATTCGCCCGTTATGAAAAGATGGGGATTGTCGGGAATAACGGAACGGGAAAATCTACTTTCATCAAGATGCTGATGGGGGAAGTGGAGCCTGACAGCGGTCGTTTTGACGTAGGAGAAACGGTCCGGTTCGGTTATTACAGCCAAGACGGCCTCCAGTTCGACGAGCAGATGAAGGTGATCGATGTGGTCCAGAATATCGCGGAATATGTTGACCTCGGTGACGGGAAGAAGATGGGTGTTTCACAGTTCCTGAACTATTTCCTTTTCGCTCCGGAAAAACAGCATAATTACGTTTACAAGCTGAGTGGGGGAGAAAAACGCCGTTTATATCTCTGCACGGTCTTGATGCGTAGCCCGAACTTTCTTGTGCTCGACGAACCGACGAACGACCTGGATATCGTCACGCTGAATGTGTTGGAGGAATATCTGCGGAACTTCAAAGGATGTGCGATCGTCGTGTCGCACGACCGCTATTTTATGGATAAGGTGGTCGATCATCTGTTGGTGTTTCGGGGAAATGCCGATATAAAGGATTTTCCGGGCAACTACACGCAATATCGCGAGTGGAAAGAGGTGCAGGATCAGTTGGAAAAAGAGACTGAAGCTGCGCGACAGGCAAGAATGGCCCCCACTGTGGAGAAAACGTCGCGTCTTGAAAAGGTGCAGAAAAAGAAACTGACTTTCAAGGAACGCAAGGAGTTTGAAGCGCTCGAGGTCGAGATTCCTCTGCTTGAAGCCGAAAAAGCAGAGTTGGAAACGGCCATGAGCAGCGGTACGTTGAGCAATGACGAACTGTTGGCTAAATCCGAACGAATCGCAAAAGTGATAGAAGAAATAGATGAAAAAACAATGCGCTGGCTGGAATTGAGTGAACTGGCGTGA
- a CDS encoding MFS transporter has product MKDCKPILWNRNFVQCCISYFLMNFSFYMLMPTMPVYLVEVLGISTANVGIALSSYTIGLLCVRPFSGFLVDCFSRKPLYLFAFFVFAFMFGGYLIATTMLTIMAVRFVQGGFMGLTSVAGNTIAIDVIPSSRRGEGMGFYGLTINLAMSLAPLAAVAIYGKGGFNLVVFIGWMAAFIGVGSVCLIRYPKREKVPRPHFSLDRFILVKALPAALAYILVAIPYGMITSFVVLYGKEIEVANPGYFFIYMAVGVGTSRLVSGRLVDHGKIHWVSVCSAVCLLVAFTVFATVHQSWVFFVCALMIGIGYGVGVPAFQCLFVNVAPHNMRGTATSTYLTSFDLGVGIGMLSAGFIASCAGLAVAYGVGAGCCLASLGVYLRWVRPSYEKHKLLV; this is encoded by the coding sequence ATGAAAGATTGTAAACCCATATTATGGAATCGGAATTTTGTGCAATGTTGCATTTCTTATTTCCTGATGAACTTCTCTTTCTATATGCTGATGCCGACGATGCCGGTCTATCTGGTGGAAGTTTTGGGGATCAGTACGGCAAATGTGGGGATCGCGTTGTCCAGTTATACAATCGGTCTGCTCTGTGTCCGGCCTTTTTCGGGTTTTTTGGTGGATTGCTTTTCGCGTAAGCCTTTATATCTTTTCGCCTTCTTCGTTTTTGCTTTCATGTTCGGCGGGTATCTGATTGCCACGACCATGTTGACTATTATGGCTGTCCGTTTCGTTCAGGGTGGTTTTATGGGGTTGACTTCGGTTGCCGGCAATACGATTGCGATTGATGTGATCCCTTCCTCCCGGCGTGGTGAAGGAATGGGGTTTTACGGTCTGACAATCAATTTGGCGATGTCGTTGGCTCCGTTGGCAGCTGTTGCCATCTATGGGAAAGGTGGGTTTAATCTGGTTGTCTTTATTGGTTGGATGGCTGCTTTTATCGGGGTCGGTTCTGTCTGCCTGATCCGCTATCCGAAGCGAGAAAAGGTTCCGCGGCCGCATTTTTCCCTCGACCGTTTTATCCTGGTGAAGGCATTGCCGGCTGCGCTCGCTTATATCCTGGTTGCAATTCCTTATGGGATGATTACTTCTTTTGTCGTTTTGTACGGAAAGGAAATAGAAGTGGCCAATCCTGGCTATTTCTTTATTTATATGGCGGTAGGAGTGGGGACGTCGCGGCTGGTCTCCGGTAGGCTGGTCGATCATGGGAAGATTCATTGGGTATCGGTCTGTTCTGCGGTCTGCTTGTTGGTGGCGTTTACCGTGTTTGCAACTGTCCACCAGTCTTGGGTTTTCTTTGTCTGCGCCTTGATGATCGGTATCGGGTATGGAGTAGGGGTTCCGGCTTTCCAATGCCTCTTTGTCAATGTCGCTCCACATAATATGCGTGGAACGGCGACTTCTACTTATCTGACCTCTTTTGATTTGGGTGTCGGTATCGGGATGCTTTCGGCCGGTTTTATCGCTTCCTGTGCCGGATTGGCTGTGGCCTATGGAGTGGGAGCCGGTTGTTGTCTGGCTTCGCTTGGTGTTTATCTGCGTTGGGTGAGGCCATCGTATGAGAAGCATAAATTATTAGTATAA
- a CDS encoding aspartate kinase: MKVLKFGGTSVGSAQRMKDVAKLITGERNIVVLSAMSGTTNSLVEISDYLYKKNPDGANEVINKLAQKYYGHIEELYSTDEYKQKAKELIKHHFDHIRTFTKDLFTLFEEKVVLAQGELISTGMMNLYLNECGINSVLIPALDYMRTDKNAEPDPVYIKEKLIKLLDGHKDADLFITQGYICRNAYGEIDNLQRGGSDYSASLIGAAIGAEEIQIWTDIDGMHNNDPRIVEKTSPVRHLHFEEAAELAYFGAKILHPTCILPAKLNNIPVRLLNTMQPEAPGTMISNMTEKGKIKAVAAKDNITSIKIKSGRMLLATGFLRKVFEIFENYQTPIDMVTTSEVGVSVTIDNRKHLEEIVDDLKKYGTVTVDEDMVIVCVVGDLEWDNVGFEARIVQAMKDVPVRMISYGGSNYNVSLLIKASDKTRALQALSDHLFNNKA, from the coding sequence ATGAAAGTTTTAAAGTTTGGCGGTACTTCTGTGGGATCTGCACAGAGAATGAAAGATGTAGCAAAACTGATTACGGGAGAACGTAACATTGTAGTCTTGTCTGCCATGTCCGGTACAACCAACTCATTGGTTGAAATCTCGGATTACTTGTACAAGAAAAACCCTGACGGAGCAAACGAGGTCATCAATAAACTGGCTCAGAAATATTATGGCCATATCGAAGAACTCTACAGCACTGACGAATATAAGCAGAAAGCCAAAGAACTGATAAAACATCATTTCGACCATATCCGCACGTTTACAAAGGATCTTTTCACGTTGTTCGAAGAAAAAGTTGTCCTGGCCCAAGGCGAACTGATCTCTACCGGTATGATGAACCTCTATCTGAACGAATGCGGCATAAACTCCGTTCTGATTCCGGCACTGGATTATATGCGTACAGACAAGAACGCGGAACCGGATCCTGTGTACATTAAAGAAAAGCTTATCAAGCTATTAGACGGACACAAGGATGCAGACCTCTTCATAACACAAGGCTATATTTGCCGAAATGCTTACGGCGAGATCGACAACTTGCAACGTGGTGGCAGCGACTACAGCGCCTCTCTGATCGGCGCGGCTATCGGTGCAGAAGAAATCCAGATATGGACAGACATAGACGGCATGCACAACAACGATCCGCGTATTGTTGAAAAGACATCGCCAGTCCGCCATCTGCATTTTGAAGAAGCAGCCGAACTAGCTTATTTCGGTGCCAAGATCCTGCATCCGACCTGTATCCTGCCGGCCAAGCTGAACAATATTCCTGTTCGTTTGTTAAACACGATGCAGCCGGAAGCTCCGGGCACCATGATCTCCAACATGACGGAAAAAGGGAAAATCAAAGCTGTCGCCGCAAAAGACAATATCACTTCCATCAAGATCAAGAGTGGCCGTATGTTGTTGGCTACTGGATTCCTACGAAAAGTATTCGAAATATTCGAAAACTACCAGACTCCTATCGACATGGTAACGACTTCCGAAGTAGGTGTTTCCGTTACGATCGACAACCGCAAGCATCTGGAAGAGATCGTGGACGACCTGAAAAAGTATGGAACGGTCACGGTAGACGAAGATATGGTTATCGTTTGTGTGGTAGGTGACTTGGAATGGGATAATGTTGGTTTCGAAGCCCGGATTGTCCAAGCGATGAAGGACGTCCCGGTACGAATGATCTCGTACGGAGGCAGCAACTACAACGTCTCGCTCCTTATTAAAGCCTCCGACAAAACAAGGGCATTGCAAGCATTAAGCGATCATTTATTCAACAATAAAGCATAA
- a CDS encoding pyridoxal phosphate-dependent aminotransferase — protein sequence MPNISQRGVDMPASPIRKLAPLADAAKQRGVHVYHLNIGQPDLPTPQAALDAIRTIDRSVLEYSPSQGYRSYREKLVGYYKKYDINLVADDIIITTGGSEAVLFAFLSCLNPGDEIIVPEPAYANYMAFAISAGAVIRTVTTTIEEGFSLPKVEKFEELINERTKAILICNPNNPTGYLYSRREMNQIRDIVKKYDLYLFSDEVYREFIYTGSPYISACHLEGIEQNVVLIDSVSKRYSECGIRIGALITKNAEVRNAVMKFCQARLSPPLIGQIAAEASLDASEEYARETYDEYVERRKCLIDGLNRIPGVYSPIPMGAFYTVAKLPVDDADKFCAWCLSDFEYEGQTVMMAPASGFYTTPGLGKNEVRMAYVLKKEDLAKALVVLQKALEAYPGKIV from the coding sequence ATGCCTAATATTTCACAACGAGGAGTCGATATGCCGGCTTCCCCAATTCGTAAACTTGCCCCGTTGGCTGATGCTGCCAAACAGAGAGGTGTTCATGTCTATCACTTGAATATCGGTCAGCCTGACCTGCCTACCCCGCAAGCGGCATTGGATGCGATCCGGACGATCGATCGATCGGTGTTGGAATACAGCCCTAGTCAGGGATATCGTAGTTATCGTGAAAAATTAGTAGGATATTATAAGAAGTATGATATAAATCTCGTGGCGGATGATATTATCATTACAACAGGTGGTTCGGAAGCCGTATTGTTCGCTTTCCTGAGTTGTCTGAATCCTGGTGATGAGATTATCGTGCCAGAGCCTGCATATGCCAACTATATGGCTTTTGCCATTTCGGCGGGGGCGGTGATCCGTACGGTGACGACAACGATCGAGGAAGGTTTTTCCCTACCAAAAGTGGAGAAGTTCGAAGAGCTGATCAATGAGCGTACTAAAGCGATCCTGATCTGTAACCCTAATAATCCGACCGGGTATTTATATTCCCGCCGTGAAATGAACCAGATACGAGATATTGTAAAGAAATATGATCTTTATCTTTTCTCGGATGAGGTGTACCGTGAGTTCATTTATACAGGTTCGCCTTATATCTCGGCTTGTCATTTGGAAGGGATTGAGCAAAATGTTGTACTGATCGATTCAGTTTCCAAGCGCTATTCGGAGTGTGGTATCCGTATTGGTGCGTTGATCACGAAGAATGCAGAGGTCCGCAATGCCGTTATGAAGTTTTGCCAGGCTCGTCTGAGTCCGCCTCTGATCGGCCAGATTGCTGCTGAGGCTTCTCTGGATGCTTCCGAAGAATATGCCCGTGAGACGTATGATGAATATGTCGAACGGCGTAAATGTTTGATCGACGGCTTAAATCGTATTCCGGGGGTATATTCCCCGATTCCGATGGGAGCTTTCTATACGGTGGCAAAGTTGCCGGTGGATGATGCTGATAAGTTCTGTGCTTGGTGCTTGAGTGACTTCGAATATGAAGGGCAAACGGTCATGATGGCTCCGGCTTCTGGTTTCTATACGACTCCAGGGTTGGGGAAGAATGAAGTCCGTATGGCTTATGTTCTGAAAAAAGAAGATCTGGCGAAGGCACTCGTGGTGCTTCAGAAGGCGCTGGAGGCATATCCGGGAAAAATAGTATAA
- a CDS encoding ABC transporter permease, whose amino-acid sequence MSLEYFIAKRIYFSKEGDRQATPPVVRIAMIGIALGLAVMILSVAIVIGFKKEIRNKVIGFGSHIQITNFDNNASYESTPIAVSDTLLEHLKTFPGITHVEGFATKPGILKTDSDFQGIVLKGVGRDYDWTFFRNNLKEGELFILPTDKVSTDVLLSRYLANLLGLKVGDSFLTYFVQDEVRARKFRITGIYETGFVDYDKLFVIADIRQIRRLNGWAPDEVSGLELQVDDYDHLDRVAEDLYFDIAEKQDRNGNTYYTRSIKELNPMIFDWLEVQDINVVVILILILAVAGFTMISGLLIIILERTNMIGILKALGENNTSIRKIFLYISFFLIGKGMIWGNVIGIVLCLVQSYFRVVKLDPSVYYLDAVPIDLTVFSIVLLNIGTLAAAMLMMLGPSYLITKIHPAKSIRFE is encoded by the coding sequence TTGAGCCTAGAATATTTTATAGCAAAACGCATCTATTTCAGCAAAGAGGGGGACCGGCAGGCTACTCCTCCTGTTGTTCGTATTGCTATGATTGGAATAGCCTTAGGACTGGCTGTTATGATCCTTTCGGTGGCTATAGTCATTGGTTTTAAGAAGGAAATTCGGAATAAAGTGATCGGTTTCGGCTCACATATCCAAATCACGAACTTTGATAATAATGCTTCTTACGAATCGACTCCAATTGCAGTGAGCGATACGCTCCTGGAGCATCTGAAAACCTTTCCCGGCATTACGCATGTGGAAGGTTTTGCCACGAAGCCGGGAATCTTGAAAACCGACAGTGATTTCCAGGGGATCGTGCTGAAAGGTGTAGGCCGGGACTATGACTGGACTTTCTTTCGTAATAATCTGAAAGAGGGTGAGCTGTTTATCCTTCCTACCGATAAGGTGTCTACGGATGTGTTGCTCTCCCGTTATCTGGCTAATCTGTTGGGGCTGAAAGTTGGAGATTCCTTTTTGACTTATTTTGTGCAGGACGAAGTGCGTGCTCGTAAATTCCGTATAACGGGTATTTATGAGACGGGTTTTGTTGATTATGACAAGTTGTTTGTGATAGCTGATATCCGCCAAATACGCCGCCTGAATGGTTGGGCGCCTGACGAGGTGAGCGGTTTGGAATTGCAAGTGGATGATTATGACCACCTGGACAGGGTTGCTGAAGATTTGTATTTTGATATTGCTGAGAAGCAAGACCGGAATGGTAACACATACTATACCCGCTCCATCAAAGAACTGAATCCGATGATATTCGACTGGCTGGAGGTGCAGGATATTAATGTGGTGGTGATTCTGATACTGATCCTTGCTGTTGCTGGCTTCACCATGATTTCGGGACTGTTGATTATTATCTTGGAGCGGACGAACATGATCGGTATTTTGAAGGCCTTGGGTGAAAATAACACCAGTATCCGCAAGATATTCCTCTATATATCCTTTTTCTTGATTGGCAAAGGGATGATATGGGGCAATGTAATCGGGATCGTACTTTGTCTTGTTCAATCTTATTTCCGTGTCGTAAAGCTTGATCCGTCCGTTTATTATTTGGATGCGGTTCCTATCGACCTGACCGTCTTTTCCATTGTTTTGCTGAACATCGGTACATTGGCCGCTGCTATGTTAATGATGCTTGGGCCTTCCTACCTGATAACCAAAATCCATCCGGCAAAAAGTATTCGATTTGAATAA
- a CDS encoding methylated-DNA--[protein]-cysteine S-methyltransferase, whose translation MKKEKNIIKVQRYESPCGLLLLGSFGDKLCLCDWQVEKHRDHVDRRLKRMLCSEFEVGTSEVIEKAARQLDEFFAGKRKEFDVPLLFVGTDFQKTVWNELLEIPFGKTVSYGEMAQRIGMSKAVRAVANANGANSISIFAPCHRVIGSDRSLTGYGGGLPAKKFLLELESQPRLAL comes from the coding sequence ATGAAGAAAGAGAAAAATATTATCAAAGTACAGCGTTACGAATCGCCCTGCGGCCTGTTGCTACTCGGTTCGTTTGGTGACAAACTTTGTTTATGTGACTGGCAGGTAGAAAAACATCGTGATCATGTAGACCGGAGATTGAAACGGATGCTGTGTTCCGAATTTGAGGTAGGTACATCGGAAGTAATTGAGAAAGCAGCAAGGCAACTCGACGAGTTTTTTGCCGGAAAGCGTAAAGAGTTTGATGTGCCGCTTCTCTTTGTTGGTACGGACTTTCAAAAAACAGTATGGAACGAATTGCTGGAAATACCTTTTGGAAAGACAGTTTCTTATGGTGAAATGGCCCAGCGTATCGGTATGTCCAAAGCAGTCCGTGCGGTTGCCAATGCCAATGGTGCAAACTCCATATCGATATTCGCTCCTTGCCACCGGGTGATCGGTAGTGACCGTTCGTTGACAGGTTACGGTGGTGGGCTTCCGGCTAAAAAGTTCTTGCTTGAATTGGAATCCCAACCCAGACTGGCTTTGTAA
- the lysA gene encoding diaminopimelate decarboxylase, translating into MILKGTFPTEKFKSLATPFYFYDITLLKETLNTVKTEAGKYGYHVHYAVKANANPRILSIIAEYGLGADCVSGGEIQAALDAGFPARKIVYAGVGKTDWEINLGLDNDIFCFNVESAAELEILEELAAAKNKVASIALRINPEVDAHTHAKITTGMKENKFGINLSQLGQVLDLVCRLEHIKLIGIHCHIGSQITDMAAFRGLVIRVNEIQEELEARGIKVENLNFGGGLGIDYYHPNHLPIPAFDNYFAVFNKLLQLRPGQQVHFEPGRSIVAQCGSLISKVLYVKVGETKKFCILDAGFTELIRPAMYDAYHRMENITSDEEVEVYDVVGPICESSDVFGKDVELNRAHRGDLIALRSAGAYGEVMASQYNCRKLPTAHYSDTM; encoded by the coding sequence ATGATATTAAAAGGTACATTTCCTACAGAAAAGTTCAAATCACTGGCAACTCCGTTCTATTTTTACGATATAACGTTGTTGAAAGAAACACTCAATACGGTAAAAACGGAAGCCGGAAAGTATGGCTATCATGTCCACTATGCAGTCAAGGCAAATGCCAATCCCCGCATCTTGTCTATTATTGCAGAATATGGCTTGGGAGCCGACTGTGTGAGTGGTGGTGAAATACAGGCGGCACTCGATGCAGGTTTCCCTGCCAGAAAAATCGTTTATGCCGGTGTCGGCAAAACAGACTGGGAGATCAATTTAGGACTAGACAACGATATTTTCTGCTTCAACGTAGAATCGGCTGCCGAACTGGAAATCTTGGAAGAATTGGCTGCCGCCAAAAACAAAGTGGCCTCGATCGCCCTTCGTATCAACCCGGAAGTAGACGCTCATACACATGCCAAGATCACGACTGGCATGAAGGAAAACAAATTCGGTATCAATTTGAGCCAGCTCGGACAGGTGTTAGATTTAGTCTGCCGCTTGGAACATATCAAATTGATCGGCATCCATTGCCATATCGGCTCACAAATTACAGATATGGCTGCTTTCCGTGGCCTGGTAATCCGTGTCAATGAAATTCAGGAAGAGCTGGAGGCGCGTGGAATAAAAGTTGAGAATCTGAACTTCGGTGGCGGTCTCGGTATCGATTATTATCACCCGAATCATTTGCCTATCCCGGCATTCGACAACTATTTTGCCGTGTTCAACAAACTATTGCAGCTTCGTCCGGGACAGCAGGTTCATTTCGAGCCGGGACGTTCCATCGTCGCACAATGCGGTTCGCTGATTTCTAAAGTACTATATGTAAAAGTCGGCGAGACAAAGAAATTCTGTATTTTAGATGCCGGCTTCACCGAACTGATCCGCCCGGCCATGTACGATGCATACCACCGCATGGAGAATATCACCAGCGACGAAGAAGTTGAAGTTTATGACGTTGTCGGTCCGATCTGTGAATCGTCCGACGTGTTCGGTAAAGATGTCGAACTGAACCGCGCCCACCGTGGCGACCTGATCGCCCTCCGCTCTGCAGGTGCTTACGGCGAGGTAATGGCCTCACAATATAACTGTCGGAAATTACCGACAGCTCATTACTCGGATACGATGTAA
- a CDS encoding YitT family protein — protein sequence MEQPFNLVSNTTLKKNVADYTLIVIGAFLQALSYSLFLAPYKIVPGGVYGISIVLHHVTQGLFSFMPEGLPMGATALCFNVPLLLLAMKKLGLASGPKTIVTFVLISIFTDSFSYLFANQPLVENDSFIACFYGGAILGLGVTCVFRAQSTSAGTDVLARVIALNSNLKVSNMIIVIDSTVVMLGLLVFQDWAVPLYSWFAIFVFGKVVEMFQTENPNRAVFIVSQKTQEVKELIVGKMGMRGTFLHGRGMYEGKEKEIIFTIAERKDLPRLKDEVKEIDPNAFISTMHASKDSPRPGM from the coding sequence ATGGAACAACCGTTTAATCTGGTTTCTAATACCACGCTGAAAAAAAATGTAGCAGACTACACTTTGATCGTTATCGGTGCTTTTTTGCAGGCACTTAGTTACAGCTTATTTCTTGCACCTTATAAAATCGTACCGGGAGGGGTGTATGGTATATCGATTGTTTTGCACCACGTGACGCAGGGGCTTTTCTCTTTTATGCCCGAAGGATTGCCGATGGGTGCGACTGCTCTTTGTTTTAATGTGCCTTTGTTGCTTTTGGCCATGAAAAAACTCGGTTTGGCGTCAGGGCCGAAAACAATTGTGACTTTTGTCTTGATATCCATTTTTACAGATAGTTTTTCATATCTGTTTGCTAATCAGCCATTAGTTGAGAATGACAGTTTTATTGCTTGCTTTTACGGTGGTGCAATTTTGGGACTTGGAGTGACTTGTGTGTTCCGTGCGCAAAGTACGAGCGCCGGTACGGATGTGTTGGCCCGTGTGATCGCCCTAAATTCAAATTTGAAGGTAAGCAATATGATTATTGTCATAGATTCGACCGTGGTGATGTTGGGGTTACTTGTATTCCAAGATTGGGCGGTGCCTCTGTACTCTTGGTTTGCTATCTTCGTATTCGGAAAGGTGGTGGAAATGTTCCAGACCGAGAATCCTAACCGGGCGGTGTTTATCGTATCGCAGAAAACGCAGGAGGTAAAAGAACTGATTGTAGGAAAGATGGGGATGCGAGGTACTTTCTTGCATGGTCGCGGTATGTATGAAGGAAAGGAAAAAGAGATCATCTTTACCATTGCCGAACGTAAAGATCTGCCCCGTTTGAAAGATGAAGTGAAGGAAATCGATCCGAATGCCTTTATCTCGACTATGCATGCAAGTAAGGATTCGCCGCGTCCGGGAATGTAA
- a CDS encoding glycosyltransferase: MSENLLTFSDLELLLIGITGVLFIIQILYYLITYSRPLRAATAKSTERVTADKDAQPVSVIVYAHGEPEDLRNNLPVLLNQDYPDYEIIVVNDGSDANSEDVLKLFSNEYKNLYYTYVPVDTQYLSHKKLALTMGIKAARHDILLFTEADCRPIGPKWIKAMAGSYNPETDIILGFCAYRHTKGFLHKLIAYDNLTNGLQMISSALSHHPFTGNGRNLSYRKKLFFAHKGYARSLNLHAGADDLFINEVSNPANTQVQLSSDSIIKMNKVGDSETWREIKTSHAATKRFYKGGSLTFYRMETIGYLFFWIAGIATFIVGLSGNWLLSILAGLLLFLRFTVKALVYKKSALLLQQKPLTAWLPLLEIAQPVYDIYIHIYRMFNGKKDFTNNVA, encoded by the coding sequence ATGAGCGAAAATTTACTTACATTCTCCGACCTGGAATTACTCCTAATCGGGATTACTGGCGTGTTGTTTATCATACAAATACTCTATTATCTGATCACATATTCACGCCCTTTACGTGCTGCAACAGCCAAAAGCACGGAACGTGTCACGGCAGACAAGGATGCCCAACCTGTCTCCGTCATTGTCTATGCCCACGGCGAACCGGAAGATTTACGCAATAATCTACCGGTATTGCTGAACCAGGATTATCCGGATTATGAGATTATTGTTGTCAACGACGGTTCCGATGCCAATAGCGAAGACGTTCTGAAACTTTTTTCAAATGAATACAAAAACCTCTATTACACATATGTGCCTGTAGACACTCAATACCTGAGCCATAAAAAACTTGCACTCACTATGGGAATCAAGGCTGCCCGGCATGACATCCTCCTTTTCACCGAAGCGGACTGCCGCCCGATCGGTCCGAAATGGATCAAAGCAATGGCCGGTTCCTACAATCCCGAAACGGACATTATTTTAGGTTTCTGTGCGTATCGGCATACAAAAGGGTTCCTGCACAAGCTCATTGCCTATGATAACCTGACAAATGGGTTGCAAATGATATCTTCAGCCCTCTCCCACCATCCTTTCACGGGAAACGGCCGGAACCTATCCTATCGTAAGAAACTGTTCTTTGCCCACAAAGGTTACGCCAGATCCCTCAACCTTCACGCCGGAGCAGACGATCTGTTCATCAATGAAGTTTCGAATCCCGCCAATACACAGGTACAACTCTCGTCCGATTCCATCATTAAGATGAACAAAGTAGGAGATTCCGAAACCTGGAGAGAGATAAAAACCTCCCATGCCGCCACCAAACGTTTTTACAAAGGAGGTTCCTTAACTTTTTACCGAATGGAAACCATCGGTTATCTGTTCTTCTGGATTGCGGGAATCGCCACTTTCATCGTCGGGCTTTCAGGAAACTGGCTGCTCTCGATATTGGCCGGATTACTCTTATTCCTCCGCTTCACAGTCAAAGCACTCGTTTATAAAAAATCCGCCTTACTCCTGCAACAAAAGCCATTAACCGCCTGGCTTCCTTTGTTGGAAATCGCTCAACCGGTCTATGACATATATATCCACATTTACAGGATGTTCAACGGGAAAAAAGATTTTACAAATAATGTGGCATGA